One Salvelinus fontinalis isolate EN_2023a chromosome 27, ASM2944872v1, whole genome shotgun sequence genomic region harbors:
- the LOC129825031 gene encoding trace amine-associated receptor 1-like produces the protein MTMEPGISLSKAEIVENILLCFESVNGSCKRSIFPPTIRVLLYLFLGSMSVLTVCGNLLVIIPIIHFKQLHTPTNYLILSLAVSDLLLGFLVMPPSMVYSLESCWYFGDLFCKIYTSTDVMLSTASILNLCFISIDRYYAVCRPLLYRTKITVHIVLIMILVTWMVSAIVGFCMIFLELNIWGMEDFYYKNFACEGECILFQNKVSSTVSSVISFYIPGVGMLSIYLKIFLIAQRQARSIQGTTNQNSVGKSQRKATKTLAIIMGVFLSFWTPFFVVNCIDPFINYSTPPVLFVTFVWIGYLNSTINPMVYAFFYSWFRRAFRMIISGKIFQPDSSIIQLFSE, from the coding sequence ATGACCATGGAACCAGGAATCAGTCTCAGCAAGGCCGAAATTGTTGAGAATATACTTCTATGTTTTGAATCAGTGAATGGGTCTTGCAAAAGATCAATCTTTCCTCCAACAATACGAGTATTACTTTATCTCTTCCTTGGCTCAATGTCTGTTCTCACAGTGTGTGGCAACCTTCTTGTAATCATTCCCATCATTCACTTCAAACAGCTCCACACCCCgaccaactacctcatcctctctctggctgtgtcaGACCTCCTCTTGGGGTTTTTAGTGATGCCTCCCAGCATGGTATATTCACTGGAAAGCTGCTGGTATTTtggagatttattctgtaaaATCTACACCAGCACTGATGTCATGTTGAGCACTGCATCCATTCTTAACTTGTGTTTTATTTCCATTGACAGGTATTATGCAGTGTGTCGCCCTCTCCTTTATAGAACTAAAATAACTGTTCACATTGTTCTGATTATGATTCTGGTCACCTGGATGGTTTCTGCCATAGTAGGGTTTTGTATGATATTTCTGGAGCTCAATATTTGGGGCATGGAGGATTTTTACTACAAAAATTTTGCCTGTGAGGGAGAATGTATTTTGTTTCAAAACAAAGTGTCGAGTACTGTGTCTTCGGTGATCTCATTCTACATCCCAGGAGTAGGGATGCTTAGCATCTACCTAAAGATTTTCCTGATAGCACAGAGACAGGCACGCTCAATTCAGGGTACAACCAATCAGAACTCTGTAGGCAAATCACagaggaaggccaccaaaacacTTGCtatcattatgggggtatttctATCATTCTGGACACCCTTTTTTGTCGTCAACTGTATTGATCCTTTTATTAATTACTCTACCCCACCCGTTTTGTTTGTAACATTTGTATGGATTGGCtatttgaattcaaccattaatCCTATGGTGTATGCATTCTTTTACAGTTGGTTCAGGAGGGCGTTTAGAATGATAATTTCTGGTAAAATATTTCAACCTGACTCTTCAATAATACAATTGTTTTCAGAATAA
- the LOC129825030 gene encoding uncharacterized protein LOC129825030, protein MITRLSMPLLNVNMPCPLLFWLVFIGLFHCRASSPAHYISNLSVPPPTYAMTSPGFNDVSRDYISLIITHYLGLPPLYSHPTIRLSVHYSLMLFYRPQKLPFTLCSRCSKRPILIAFSRTLILLLLCSSGDVEVNPGPAVPSSTPIPQALSFDDFCNRNSLGFMHVNIRSLLPKFVLFTALAHSANPDVLAVSESWLRKTTKNSDIFIPNYKIFRQDRTAKGGGVAIYCKDCLQNSVLLSRSVPKQFELLLLKIHLSKNKSLTVAACYRPPSAPSCALDTICELIAPNLSSELVLLGDLNWNMLNTPAILQSKLDALNLTQIINEPTRYHPNSVNTGTLIDIILTNLPSKYTSAVFNQDLSDHCLIACIRNGSAIKRPPLITVKRSLKHFSEQAFLIDLAEVSWKDIDLIPSVEDAWIFLKNAFLTILNKHAPFKKFRTRNRYSPWYSPDCP, encoded by the coding sequence atgatcactcgattaagcatgcctctccttaatgtaaatatgccttgtccattgctgttctggttagtgtttatcggcttatttcactgtagagcctctagccctgctcactatatatccaacctctcagttccaccacccacatatgcgatgacatcacctggtttcaatgatgtttctagagactatatctctctcatcatcacccattacctaggtttacctccactgtattcacatcctaccatacgtttgtctgtacattattccttgatgctattttatcgcccccagaaacttccttttactctctgttctagatgttccaaacgaccaattctcatagcttttagccgtacccttatcctactcctcctctgttcctctggtgatgtagaggtgaatccaggccctgcagtacctagctccactcctattccccaggcgctctcttttgatgacttctgtaaccgtaatagccttggtttcatgcatgttaacattagaagcctcctccctaagtttgttttgttcactgctttagcacactctgccaacccagatgttttagccgtgtctgaatcctggcttaggaagaccaccaaaaattctgacatttttatccctaactacaagattttcagacaagatagaacggccaaagggggcggtgttgcaatctactgcaaggattgcctgcagaattctgttttactatccaggtctgttccgaaacaatttgaactcctacttttaaaaatccacctctctaaaaacaagtctctcactgttgccgcctgctatagaccaccctctgcccccagctgtgctctggacaccatatgtgaactgattgcccccaatctatcttcagagcttgtgctgctaggcgacctaaattggaacatgcttaacaccccagccatcctacaatctaagcttgatgccctcaatctcacacaaattatcaatgaacctaccaggtatcaccccaattccgtaaacacgggtaccctcatagacatcatcctaaccaacttgccctccaaatacacctctgctgttttcaaccaagatctcagcgatcactgcctcattgcctgtatccgtaatgggtcagcgatcaaacgacctccactcatcactgtcaaacgctccctgaaacacttcagcgagcaggcctttctaatcgacctggccgaggtatcctggaaggatattgatctcatcccgtcagtagaggatgcctggatatttttaaaaaatgccttcctcaccatcttgaataagcatgccccattcaagaaatttagaaccaggaacagatatagcccttggtactctcctgactgcccttaa